From Humisphaera borealis, the proteins below share one genomic window:
- a CDS encoding alpha-2-macroglobulin, translating to MTRQDPRSRTASFEKSRWNRRHAAELARAARHTMVRKLSAGLTAVLFLVAAIAVMAADPAPSDMRKQANTAQQKGNFKDALTTYQKLLDDAGADKALVSRDLVNAVQCLQRLGREDEIDKLVEKAIKTHAENWKLLETAAQQYQNLNHQGTIVAGEFYRGYRRSNDGKQVFSFERDRIRALQLMQDAMTRALADNDKKQVAEFFFRFADMLHDRRFGGGSWQMQYASDLSKLPDYDEGYPAYYYGRGNNRGAPVDAEGKPVFHTLPKSWEAATTDGQRWRWCLMQASEFNAEVADRARLVFATFLREQFDVQTMLDGGYSGRRGFSPRPATGVPGVPGADSDDDTRKDETGPFAVSSLTEGETIARLANGIKRFKLPDEFNFLSILKDLGEKAKAPEGESALNLLAQVFEDRQQLTRAAEFWIKSIAKYGKGSNNWKQQRLDQIVNNWGEYDQEGTNPAGTEPTLGYLFRNGKKVTFTAQSLDVIKVLDDVKAYIKTRPAQLAYEKVNINDIGYRIVVENQNQYVQKEVARWDVDLKPRENHRDRRIYTKMPVKDAGAYLVTAKMENGNTTRVVVWVADTAIVKKQLDGGTYLFVADAVTGSPLPKTNVSFFGYQQIWRGNDGKKYEININEFAENTDADGQVVISQEKMQPGFGWLIQANGEKGRHAFIGFTNIWGGSRAYDYEYNMNKAFTVTDRPVYRPEQTVKFKTWIGQAKYDAEGKNAYADKNIAIQVLDPRGEKLIEKTYTTDQFGGFEGEIPLAKGATLGNYAIQIVNYPDIQAYGGNTFRVEEYKKPEFEVKVDAPTEPIMLGEKITATIKANYYFGAPVANAKVKYKVMRSSYRADWYPAGRWDWFYEPGYWWFGHDYHWYKGFGEWGCFAPTPRWFNRSYQQPELVMENEIQISQDGTVKVEIDTAPAKELHGYTDHKYEITAEVVDESRRTIVGTGSVSVARKPFKVYAWVNNGFFQENQVIQAEFSAQTLDNKPVKGKGELKLLSVKYDEKKQPVEKEVQSWQIDTNDEGRATHQLKAAEPGQYRLSYKVTDNKGHQIEGGYVFVVRGPGFDGKDFRFNDIELTPNKKEYAAGDTMQLMVNTERANSTVLLFDRASNGVYLKPKVLRLDGKSTLYETAIGKKEMPNFFVEAVTVGGGNVYIATKEIVVPPESRVTNISVKTSQERYRPGEKAQVTFTLTDAEGKPVVGTAVVSMYDKSVEYISGGSNTPDIRKFFWEWRRHHYPRTESSLGKASGPLHKRNEIALQLIGRFGFMSADLPQSGEELAELEGVETQSLAQREDEGGGFGGGRGGGARLRGAVMDAAPMAAAAPMAPGQAMPMEKASFKGEARRSLDGVERKQAGDKSGGAGPDVAPDIRTNFADTALWATTVNTNDKGEAKVELTMPENLTTWKTKVWSLSQGTRVGQGDTEVTTYKDLIIRLQAPRFFVQKDEVVLSANVHNYLKTTKDVKVELVLQGGTLEGLAVADSVSKSNPGGNGLHYVTTVRIEPNGEKRVDWRVKVLKPGQATVRMLATTDEESDATEQKFPVFIHGMLKTDSFSGAIRPAEQSSSLTFRIPAERLPDQTRVEIRYSPTLAGAMVDALPYLVDFPYGCTEQTLNRFLPTVITQRVLLNMGLDLKDIQQKRTNLNAQEIGDDAKRAVDWKRNNPAGVDAKGNALKERNPVFDIETVQAMTKEGVNRLTNMQNADGGWGWFSGSGEQSWPHTTAQVVHGLQIARDNDVALVPGVLERGIEWLKRYEATQVQYIKNFDRKVSPAKQHADNLDAMVYMVLADANLQNGEMRDFIYRDRNFIAVQCKAMYGLAMHKQGHKDKLDMILQNISQYVVKDGENQSAFLRMPPEGNYWWCWYGNDIEAHSWYLKLLSRTDAKADLPSQLAKYIINNRKHASYWGSTRETGTAIEALAEFIKASGEDSPNLTVTVLVDGVKTKEVKIDKTNLFSFDNKVVLGGPEVKDGEHKVEIRKTGTGPIYYNAYVTNFTLEDPITKAGLEVKVQRKFYKLVSVKKTIKVEGGRGQALDQRVEKFERQELKDGDVLVSGDLVEVEMEIDSKNDYEYLIFEDMKAAGFEPVEVRSGYNGNDLNAYVEFRDERVAFFARTLARGKHSVSYKLRAEIPGKFSALPTKASAMYAPELKANSDEGKLSIVDAPKAVEAPR from the coding sequence ATGACACGCCAAGATCCGCGTTCTCGTACCGCATCGTTCGAAAAGTCGCGTTGGAATCGTCGGCATGCGGCCGAGCTCGCTCGCGCCGCACGACATACGATGGTCCGCAAACTGTCGGCCGGACTGACGGCCGTTCTGTTCCTTGTCGCGGCGATTGCCGTCATGGCGGCCGACCCAGCACCCTCCGATATGCGTAAGCAAGCCAACACCGCGCAGCAGAAGGGCAACTTCAAAGACGCGCTCACGACGTACCAGAAGCTGCTGGACGACGCCGGCGCCGACAAGGCACTGGTCTCGCGCGATCTGGTCAACGCGGTCCAGTGCCTGCAACGGCTCGGGCGGGAAGACGAGATCGACAAGCTGGTCGAGAAGGCGATCAAGACCCACGCCGAGAACTGGAAGCTGCTCGAGACCGCCGCCCAGCAGTACCAGAACCTGAACCACCAGGGGACGATCGTCGCAGGTGAGTTTTATCGCGGGTATCGCCGCAGCAACGACGGCAAGCAGGTCTTTTCGTTCGAGCGTGACCGCATCCGCGCCCTGCAGTTGATGCAGGACGCGATGACCAGGGCACTGGCCGACAACGACAAGAAGCAGGTCGCCGAGTTTTTCTTCCGCTTCGCCGACATGCTGCACGACCGCCGGTTTGGCGGTGGGTCCTGGCAGATGCAGTATGCGTCGGACCTGTCGAAGCTCCCCGATTACGACGAAGGCTACCCGGCGTATTACTACGGTCGCGGCAATAACCGCGGCGCGCCGGTCGATGCCGAGGGCAAACCGGTCTTCCACACGCTGCCCAAGAGCTGGGAAGCCGCCACCACCGATGGTCAGCGCTGGCGCTGGTGCCTGATGCAGGCGTCGGAGTTCAACGCCGAGGTCGCCGACCGCGCCCGGCTGGTGTTCGCGACCTTCCTCCGCGAGCAGTTCGACGTGCAGACGATGCTCGACGGCGGATACAGCGGCCGTCGCGGCTTTTCGCCGCGACCGGCGACGGGTGTCCCCGGCGTTCCGGGTGCTGATTCTGACGACGACACCCGCAAGGACGAAACCGGCCCCTTCGCCGTGTCGTCGCTCACCGAAGGCGAAACCATCGCTCGCCTCGCCAACGGCATCAAGCGGTTCAAACTGCCGGACGAGTTCAACTTCCTCAGCATCCTGAAGGACCTCGGCGAAAAGGCCAAAGCCCCCGAAGGCGAGAGCGCGCTGAACCTGCTGGCGCAAGTGTTCGAAGACCGCCAGCAGCTCACCCGCGCCGCCGAATTCTGGATCAAGTCGATCGCCAAGTACGGCAAAGGCAGCAACAACTGGAAGCAGCAGCGGCTGGACCAGATCGTCAACAACTGGGGCGAGTACGACCAGGAAGGCACCAACCCCGCCGGCACGGAGCCGACCCTGGGCTACCTCTTCCGCAACGGCAAGAAGGTGACCTTCACCGCCCAGTCGCTGGATGTCATCAAGGTATTGGACGACGTCAAGGCGTACATCAAGACGCGCCCGGCGCAGTTGGCCTACGAGAAGGTCAACATCAACGACATCGGCTATCGAATCGTCGTCGAGAACCAGAACCAGTACGTGCAGAAGGAAGTCGCCCGCTGGGACGTGGACCTGAAGCCGCGCGAGAACCACCGCGACCGCCGCATCTACACCAAGATGCCGGTGAAAGACGCCGGCGCGTATCTCGTGACGGCGAAGATGGAAAACGGCAACACGACGCGCGTTGTCGTGTGGGTGGCCGATACGGCGATCGTGAAGAAGCAGCTCGACGGCGGCACGTATCTTTTTGTCGCCGACGCCGTCACCGGCAGCCCGCTCCCCAAGACCAACGTCAGCTTCTTCGGCTATCAGCAGATCTGGCGGGGGAACGACGGTAAGAAGTACGAGATCAACATCAACGAGTTTGCCGAGAACACCGACGCCGACGGGCAGGTGGTCATTAGCCAGGAGAAGATGCAGCCGGGCTTCGGCTGGCTCATCCAGGCGAACGGCGAGAAGGGTCGGCACGCGTTTATCGGCTTCACCAACATCTGGGGCGGTAGCCGGGCGTACGACTACGAATACAACATGAACAAGGCGTTCACCGTCACCGACCGGCCGGTCTACCGGCCGGAACAGACGGTGAAGTTCAAGACCTGGATCGGCCAGGCCAAGTACGACGCCGAAGGCAAGAACGCCTACGCCGACAAGAACATCGCGATCCAGGTGCTCGACCCGCGCGGCGAAAAGCTGATCGAAAAGACCTACACCACCGACCAGTTCGGCGGCTTTGAAGGGGAGATCCCCCTTGCCAAGGGTGCAACGCTCGGCAACTACGCGATCCAGATCGTCAATTACCCCGACATCCAGGCGTACGGCGGAAACACCTTCCGCGTCGAGGAATACAAGAAGCCCGAGTTCGAGGTGAAGGTTGACGCACCCACCGAGCCGATCATGCTCGGCGAAAAGATCACCGCCACCATCAAGGCCAACTATTACTTCGGCGCACCGGTTGCGAACGCGAAGGTGAAGTACAAGGTCATGCGGAGCAGCTACCGGGCCGACTGGTATCCCGCCGGCCGGTGGGACTGGTTCTATGAGCCCGGCTACTGGTGGTTCGGCCACGACTACCACTGGTACAAGGGCTTTGGCGAATGGGGCTGCTTCGCCCCGACGCCGCGCTGGTTCAACCGCAGCTACCAGCAGCCGGAACTGGTGATGGAGAACGAGATCCAGATCAGCCAGGACGGCACGGTCAAGGTCGAGATCGACACCGCGCCCGCGAAAGAACTGCACGGCTACACCGACCACAAGTACGAGATCACCGCCGAGGTGGTGGACGAAAGCCGCCGCACGATCGTCGGCACCGGGTCGGTCTCCGTCGCCCGCAAGCCGTTCAAGGTGTATGCCTGGGTGAACAACGGGTTCTTCCAGGAGAACCAGGTGATCCAGGCCGAGTTCTCGGCCCAGACGCTCGACAACAAGCCGGTCAAGGGTAAGGGCGAGCTGAAGCTGCTGAGCGTGAAGTACGACGAGAAGAAGCAGCCGGTCGAGAAGGAAGTGCAGTCGTGGCAGATCGACACCAACGACGAAGGCCGCGCCACCCACCAGCTCAAAGCCGCCGAGCCGGGCCAGTATCGGCTCAGCTACAAGGTGACCGACAACAAGGGGCACCAGATTGAAGGCGGCTACGTCTTCGTCGTTCGCGGCCCCGGCTTTGACGGCAAAGACTTCCGCTTCAACGACATCGAACTGACGCCCAACAAGAAGGAATACGCCGCCGGCGACACGATGCAGCTGATGGTCAACACTGAGCGTGCCAACAGCACGGTGCTGCTGTTCGACCGCGCCAGCAACGGCGTTTATCTGAAGCCCAAGGTGCTGCGCCTCGACGGCAAGAGCACGCTGTACGAAACCGCAATCGGCAAGAAGGAGATGCCCAACTTCTTCGTCGAAGCGGTGACCGTGGGCGGCGGCAATGTTTACATCGCCACCAAGGAAATCGTCGTCCCGCCGGAAAGCCGGGTGACGAACATCTCCGTCAAGACCAGCCAGGAGCGCTACCGCCCCGGCGAGAAGGCACAGGTCACCTTCACGCTGACCGATGCCGAGGGCAAGCCCGTCGTCGGGACGGCGGTCGTGTCGATGTACGACAAATCGGTCGAGTACATCTCCGGCGGCAGCAATACGCCGGACATCCGCAAGTTCTTCTGGGAATGGCGTCGGCACCACTACCCGCGCACCGAGTCGTCGCTGGGCAAGGCAAGCGGTCCGCTGCACAAGCGGAACGAGATCGCGCTGCAACTGATCGGCCGATTCGGGTTCATGTCGGCCGACCTACCGCAGTCGGGTGAGGAACTGGCCGAGCTTGAGGGTGTTGAAACTCAGAGCTTGGCGCAGCGAGAAGACGAAGGTGGCGGATTCGGCGGAGGCAGAGGAGGCGGCGCAAGGCTCCGCGGTGCCGTGATGGACGCCGCCCCCATGGCCGCCGCAGCCCCTATGGCACCGGGACAGGCGATGCCGATGGAGAAAGCCTCCTTCAAGGGCGAGGCCCGCCGATCGCTCGACGGCGTCGAACGCAAGCAGGCCGGCGACAAGTCCGGCGGGGCCGGCCCCGATGTCGCCCCCGACATTCGCACCAACTTCGCCGATACCGCCCTCTGGGCCACCACCGTCAACACCAACGACAAGGGCGAGGCCAAGGTCGAACTGACCATGCCCGAAAACCTGACCACCTGGAAGACCAAAGTCTGGAGCCTGTCACAAGGCACCCGCGTCGGGCAGGGCGATACCGAGGTCACCACCTACAAAGACCTCATCATCCGGCTCCAGGCGCCGCGGTTCTTCGTGCAGAAGGACGAGGTCGTCCTGTCGGCGAACGTGCACAACTACCTCAAGACCACCAAAGACGTGAAGGTCGAACTGGTGCTCCAGGGCGGCACGCTGGAAGGCCTCGCTGTCGCAGACTCGGTGTCGAAATCCAATCCGGGCGGCAACGGGCTGCACTACGTGACGACCGTTCGCATCGAACCCAATGGCGAGAAACGCGTCGATTGGCGCGTGAAGGTGCTCAAGCCCGGCCAGGCGACGGTTCGCATGTTGGCGACAACCGACGAAGAGTCCGACGCCACCGAGCAGAAGTTCCCCGTCTTCATCCACGGCATGCTCAAGACCGACAGCTTCTCGGGCGCCATCCGCCCGGCCGAGCAGTCTTCGTCACTCACGTTCCGCATCCCCGCAGAACGCCTGCCCGATCAGACCCGCGTCGAGATCCGGTATTCGCCCACCCTCGCCGGCGCGATGGTTGATGCACTGCCATATCTGGTCGATTTCCCCTACGGCTGCACCGAGCAAACGCTCAACCGCTTCCTGCCCACCGTCATCACCCAGCGGGTGCTGCTGAACATGGGCCTGGACCTCAAAGACATCCAGCAGAAGCGGACGAACCTCAACGCACAGGAGATCGGCGACGACGCCAAGCGCGCCGTCGACTGGAAACGCAACAACCCCGCCGGCGTGGACGCCAAGGGAAATGCGCTTAAAGAACGCAACCCCGTCTTCGACATCGAAACCGTGCAGGCGATGACCAAGGAAGGCGTCAACCGTCTGACCAACATGCAAAACGCCGACGGCGGGTGGGGCTGGTTCAGCGGGTCGGGCGAACAGTCCTGGCCGCACACCACGGCGCAGGTCGTTCACGGCCTGCAGATCGCCCGCGACAACGACGTCGCGCTCGTGCCCGGCGTTCTCGAACGCGGCATCGAGTGGCTCAAGCGGTACGAAGCGACGCAAGTTCAGTACATCAAGAACTTCGACCGCAAGGTCAGCCCCGCCAAGCAGCACGCCGACAACCTCGACGCCATGGTCTACATGGTGCTCGCCGACGCGAACCTGCAGAACGGCGAGATGCGCGACTTCATCTACCGTGACCGCAACTTCATCGCCGTCCAGTGCAAGGCGATGTACGGCCTGGCGATGCACAAGCAGGGCCACAAAGACAAGCTCGACATGATCCTTCAGAACATCAGCCAGTACGTCGTGAAGGACGGCGAGAACCAGTCGGCGTTCCTGCGGATGCCGCCGGAAGGCAACTACTGGTGGTGCTGGTACGGCAACGACATTGAGGCCCACTCCTGGTACCTCAAGCTCCTGAGCCGCACCGATGCCAAGGCCGATCTGCCTTCGCAGCTGGCCAAGTACATCATCAACAACCGCAAGCACGCCAGCTACTGGGGCAGCACCCGCGAAACCGGCACGGCGATCGAAGCGCTCGCCGAGTTCATCAAGGCCAGCGGCGAAGATTCGCCGAACCTCACCGTCACCGTCCTCGTCGACGGCGTAAAAACCAAGGAAGTGAAGATCGACAAGACCAACCTCTTCAGCTTCGACAACAAGGTCGTCCTCGGCGGGCCCGAAGTGAAAGACGGCGAGCACAAGGTCGAGATCCGCAAGACCGGCACCGGCCCGATCTACTACAACGCCTACGTCACCAACTTCACCCTGGAAGACCCGATCACCAAGGCGGGGCTTGAAGTGAAGGTCCAGCGCAAGTTCTACAAGCTGGTGTCCGTGAAGAAGACGATCAAGGTCGAAGGCGGCCGCGGCCAGGCGCTCGACCAGCGCGTCGAGAAGTTCGAACGCCAGGAACTCAAAGACGGCGACGTCCTGGTCAGCGGCGATCTGGTCGAAGTCGAAATGGAGATCGACTCCAAGAACGACTACGAGTACCTGATCTTTGAAGACATGAAGGCGGCCGGTTTCGAGCCCGTCGAGGTCCGCAGCGGCTACAACGGCAACGACCTCAACGCCTACGTAGAGTTCCGCGACGAGCGCGTCGCGTTCTTCGCCCGCACGCTGGCCCGAGGCAAGCACAGCGTCAGCTACAAGCTGCGGGCCGAAATCCCAGGCAAGTTCAGCGCGCTGCCGACCAAAGCCAGCGCCATGTACGCCCCGGAACTGAAAGCCAACAGCGACGAAGGGAAGCTGAGCATCGTCGACGCCCCTAAGGCGGTCGAAGCCCCCCGGTAG